Below is a window of uncultured Cohaesibacter sp. DNA.
CGCCGCACCCGTTGTTCTGCTCTTGTCGAGCGCTGGCAGGACGGCAACGTTACCCGCGCGCTGATAGACACCGGACCGGACTTCCGCGAACAGATGCTAGCGATGAATATCGACTGGGTCGACGGGGTGCTCTATACCCATTCCCACGCCGATCACACCCATGGCATCGATGACCTGCGCGCCTTCGTTTTCAACCGCCGTGAGCGGGTAAAAATCTACGCCAACAAGATGACCCTCAAACGCCTGCATGAAGGCTTTGGCTATTGTTTCGAAACACCGGAAGGGAGCAAATATCCTCCCATTCTGGAATCTGAATATATCGACCATGGCGATCTGGTCACCATAGATGGCCCGGGCGGCAGCATCGAAGCGATGCCTTACAATCAGGTGCACGGCGACATTCATTCACTTGGCTTCCGCATCGGCAATCTGGCTTATTCGTCCGATGTCAGCGATCTGGAAAGCGAAACAGTTGCCATGTTGCAGGATCTCGATGTCTGGATTGTCGATGCCTTGCGTTATGCGCCGCATCCAAGCCATTTCAGTCTTGATGAGGTTCTCGAATGGGTCGAGCGCCTTAAGCCGAAAAAGACCATCCTGACGCACATGCATATCGACATGGATTATGATACTCTGCGGCGCACCTTGCCAGAGGGCGTCATTCCGGCCCATGACGGCCTGACAATCCCATTCTGATCTTTCCCAGCATGATCTTGCCCATTCTCTGATCTGCTCAGTCTGTCTGATCTGGACCGCAAAGCGCCAGAGAGCCTAGAGGCACCATCAGAGGGGCCTGATCAGGCTTTACGCCCAATAGAAGCATGCGGCTTTCATGCCCATGCGAGCGGCCACTGTGGCCATTAGTGCCTTCCAATAACCTCCATCTTACCCAAAGCACTATTTCTCGCTAAGAAGGCTGATCTGGGCAAAGGAACGATACCGCTGCATATCAATGAGGGAAAAACGCCACTCGTTATGAATTCATTCATAATAATCCCACTAGAGTGAAGCCAATTCTCAGAGGGCGTAAACGGATCAGCCAGATCCAACATGATTCAAATTATCATCAAGGCCTTTTATCCTTTTGTTATAAAGGCTTGAATCTCTTTACAGCCACTCTTTCCCGATATTCTTCCTACAAATTTTAGTTCCATAATATAGATTATGCGACTTTTCTATGTTGCGATTGACACTCAAACCGGCGCCCCATTTTCGCTTGCCCGATGCGAATTTCTGGCTTTGAAATGCCCCATCAACACCCCCGCTTTTATACGCGCACAAAAAAACCGCCAGATCGCTCCGGCGGCTTTCGTCCTGATAAAGTTTGCCAACAGCAGACCGAACTGAAGCTCTATCGCTGCCCCCAGGCCTTGCCATTCAGATGGCTGGATGTCTCAAAGGAAGCCGGCAGTTTCAATGTCGGCTGCAAATTGGCGATCCGCTCCATTGAAACCTGCGCCAATGCGTGAGCCAGTCCGAAGCCGATCTTGAACCCTCCGGTGGCTGCGAAGATACTTTTCGAGCCCGGCAGAAAACCAATCATCGGATCGCGCTTGGTCGCCTTGGGACGAATACCGGCCCATCGCTGCATGATCTCGGCACCCTCCAGCATCGGGCAAAGATTGAGTGCCTTGGCCCATATTTCATCGCAACGCGCATCCGTGCTGTGTTCGTCGTCCCACTCTTCTTCAGTCGTGCTGCCGATAGCGCACACACCATCGTCATGCGGCACCACATAGACCGTGCGATCATAAAGCACTGGCAGTCCGGCTTTCTGGCCCACCTTGGCAATCAGTGCCTGACCTTTCACGCCAGATCCCAGCTCTTCCATGCCAGTCAACTGCTCGATCATCGGAAAGCTCTTGTATCCGGCAGCCAGCACGACCACACCGGCAGAAATCTTTTCGCCGCTCGCCAACGTCACCTCGGCGCCTTCGCCAAGATCTTGTGTCGCAACGACCTCGGCATTCTCGATCAGCTTGCCTCCACGTTTGATGACCGACGCCTTAGCCGCCTCACAATAGGCCCTCGGATTGGCCCTTGCGGAAAAATTGTCAAATGCATAACCGAAGCTGCAGAGATCGGCATTCAACCAGCCGCCCATATCATCTTTCTCGAAGACCCTGTGATAATAGCCGGTCTCGCTACCATGCCAGAGAATTTCCGCTTCCTTGGAGCGCACTTCATGACGCTCTTTGAGATTTTCTGTACCGAGCGGTACAACGCGCCCGCAGCGGTCATATCCAATCGACAAACCCGTCTCTTCCTCAAGTAGATTCTTAACTTCAGAAAGCTCTTTCAAAGCATTGAATTGAAATTCTTTTTTCTCATTCCATCTTTCCGACATATGCGGCAGAAGCGCCCCTAAAAGACCATAGCTGGCACCCTGCCCGATCTCTTGCTTGTCGATGAGCAAAACGCTCATACCTTGCCCCAGACAGGCTCTGGCAATGGAAAGACCAAACACGCCACCTCCAACAACGAGGCAGTCATAATGAGTTGACGTTTGGGTATTGAGAGGACTTGGCATAGCTCATTTTTCTTCTTAGAAAGGAAGCGACAGGATGGCCAATGCCATCAAACCGGCTCCCATAGTTACGGTTGCCGTACCCTAATCGATCAAATGGAAAATTGATATGGAGAAGGCTCCCGAACTTGTCTGGCTGGACAATTTGACCCCAAAATCCACACGCTTCGACGACACCTATTACACGCGGGACAATGGGCTGGAAGAAACCCGCTATGTCTTCATTGATGGCAATCGCTTGCCTCAGCGCTGGCTACAGGGTGAGCAAACCGCAATCGGAGAACTGGGTTTCGGCACCGGCCTCAATTTTCTGGCGACCTGGCAGAGCTGGCTCGATCACCAACCGGAAGCGAACAACACAAGTGCGCATCCTCTCGCCAGCCCCACGCTCACATTCATCTCTTTTGAGAAATACCCATTGGACAAGCAGGATCTCGCCAAGGCTCTTTCTCCATGGCCGGAACTGAAGAACCTTTCAGAAAGACTGCTTGAGCTATGGCAGCCTGCATCGGACGGCTGGCAAGAGTTTCATTTCGGAGCCGTTACGTTACAGCTCTATATCGGCGATGCGATTGACGGCATCAAGACCATTCCTTTGCCTGTCGACGCATGGTTCCTTGATGGCTTCAATCCCAAAACCAACCCAGATCTCTGGTCTGAACCGCTGATGCAAGCCCTTCATCAGGCCTCAAGCCCCCATGCCACATTGGCCAGCTACACCGCCGCAGGATGGGTACGTCGCAATCTGCAATCAGCAGGTTTCTCCATTGCCAAGCGCAAAGGCTTTGGGCATAAACGGGACATGATCACCGGCACAAGGTGAGTCCTCGACCAGCCCCCAAAAGCACCCGACCTCAAATAATTCCCGAGTTTCCAATATGACCCTTCAACCTTCTCGCGACATCGCAACACTCCTTGAAATCATGACCCGCCTTCGCGACAAGGAGACCGGTTGCCCATGGGACATTGAGCAGGATTTTGCCTCGATCATTCCCTACACCATCGAGGAAGCCTATGAAGTGCAGGATGCCATCGAGCGGAATGATCTCTATGACATGCGGGACGAATTGGGCGACCTTCTTCTTCAGGTGGTTTTTCATGCCCAGATGGCAAGAGAGATGGACGATCATCCTGCCAGCTTCGACTTTGGCGACGTTGTCATGGCAGTGACCAAGAAAATGCTACGCAGGCACCCTCATGTCTTTGGCGACAAGGAAGCCCGCACAAAAGGCATGGTGCGTCAGGCATGGGAAGCCATCAAATCGGAGGAAAAAGCCGAACGCGCAAAAGAAAGAGAAGCGCTTGGGCTCGTTGAAAAGGACAAGACCTTTCTGGATTCCGTCCCCCGCGGCATGCCCGCAATGAAGGCCGCCGTCAAACTGCAAAAGCAAGCCAGCAAGGTCGGCTTTGACTGGAATGATCCGCTTCTCGTGCTCGACAAGATTGCTGAAGAAGTCGAGGAAGTCCGCGCCGAACTCATAGACCATGAGCTGGATGAAAAGGCAATTCGCAACGAAATCGGCGACCTGCTCTTTGCGGTAGCCAATCTGGCCCGTCATCTCAATGTCGATCCGGACGAGGCTCTGGCCTATACCAACCAGAAATTCCGTGATCGCTTCGGTCATATTGAAAGCGAACTCACGGAGCGCGGCGAAAGCCTCGAACAGGCTACGCTCGATCAAATGGAAGAACTCTGGCAGGAAGCCAAGAACGAACGCGATTGATCGCCGCCAGCCACGTCGCCCACCAGCTCCAAGCCGTAGCGCATATGGGCCCTGCGGGCGAAGACACCGGCAAATAAAATCAATAAAGAGATGGCAATGGCTTTGCCAGGCGCTTAGTCTACATCAAAGCGGTTGCGCAATTCCGCCTGAAGCTTGTCCTGCGCGCGCACATGCAGCTCGATACCTTCTTCCCCGTCGGTTCTGTCCAGAACGTCACAATGGCGATAGAGCCAGGCCAGCCCCTCCCCATCGGAGAAACCGAGATGCAAGGTCAGGACATTATCACCCTCGGCGATCTTTTCCTCGATCTCGGCAAGAAGCAGGTCCGTCCCCTGCCCTGAAACGGCAGAAACAGCGACTGGCTGCAGCTGACCCGTGGCAAGCGAAGGCTGCTGCGTGGCCGCGCGTTCAAGCACCGTCTGCCTTTCCTCCTCGGGCAGCAGGTCAATCTTGTTCCAGACCTCGATCACCCGAGGGTCTTCGTCGATCTCGATACCGAGATCATGCAGCACATTGGCCACATCTTCCGCCTGGGCATTGGTATCCTCATGCACGATATCACGCACATGCAAGATCACATCCGCTTCCAGCACTTCCTCAAGCGTCGCCCGGAAAGCAGCGATCAGATGGGTTGGCAGATCGGAAATGAAGCCCACCGTATCCGACAGGATAACCGGACGTCCATGCGGCAGCACCATCGTTCTCAATGTCGGATCAAGGGTCGCAAACAAAAGATCCTTTGCGAAGATCCCGGCTCCGGTCAACTTGTTGAACAGGGTTGATTTGCCCGCGTTGGTATAGCCTACGAGCGCAACGATGGGATGGGGAACCTTCTGCCGGTTGGAGCGATGCAGGCCGCGCGTGCGCCGTACCTGTTCGAGATCCTTCTCGAGCCGGTTGATCTTTTCCTGAAGCGCTCTGCGGTCAGCTTCGATCTGGGTTTCACCGGGGCCACCCATGAAGCCGATACCACCGCGCTGCCTTTCCAGATGCGTCCAGCTGCGCACCAGCCGGCCCTTCTGATAGTTCAGATGCGCCAGCTCAACCTGCAGACGACCTTCCTTGGTCTGCGCGCGGCGTCCGAAAATCTCGAGAATGAGCCCGGTTCTGTCAAGAACCTTGCTATCCCATTCCTTCTCCAGATTGCGCTGCTGGATCGGTGAAAGCGGATGATCGATAATGATCAGATCGACCTTTTCCCGGTCGATGATCTCCCAGATATCTTCCAGCTTGCCCTTGCCGATCAGGGTTGAAGGCCGAATGGCGTTCAGCGGAACGCGCAAAACATCAACCACATCCAGCTCAATGGCCGCAGCAAGACCGGCGGCTTCTTCAAGCCGCGCTTCATCGGTGCGCCGGATGACACGGCCATCCGTAGCGGCCTTATTCTGCAAATGCTGGGAAAGAATTGGAACGAGAACGAGCGCACGCGTAGCCACAGCCCCGCGCTCAATCATTTTGTGCGCACGTTTCTTCTGTTCCAGCTCTTCAAATTCGTCTGAATCTGACAATCAGCCTTCAGCCTTTTCGCCAGTTTCGCCACCTTCAAACAGTGTCAAAGGACCGTTTGGCATGATGGTCGAGATTGCATGCTTGTAAACCAGCTGCGAGTGACCATCACGACGCAGAAGCACGCAGAAATTGTCAAACCAGGTGACAACACCCTGCAACTTAACGCCATTGACCAGAAAAATGGTCAAAGGGGTCTTTGTTTTTCTGACATGATTGAGAAAGGTATCTTGGAGGTTCTGGGCTCGTTCTGCCATGTGTCCTGCCTTATTTTCTTTTAATTCAACACTCGGTCCTGTTTAAACCTAGTCTGAACCATCAGTATGACGTAGTCCGAAAGATTAAACCAGCCTAAGCGTCACTCTTTTACAAAAGCATAGCCATGAAGCTGGCATTGTCCACATATCTTGGGGGAAAAGGATGTATGATTGCTCGGCTGCCCCCCACAAACCGCCTATGCAATCTCACGATCAAACACAAGAGTATCAGTGATAACGATTCTCAGGCTTACAGTTTAACCAAAACCGCCCAGTTGCCAAGACGCAATCGCAACCAATTCCTGCAATCATACCAAAAACCAACCATTGTGTTATAAAATAAAGTACTATCTGTACCAAAATTTGAAATTTAATGCACCAAGCAACACAACGATCTCGACTCGACCGATCAACATCGTGCCTGCGAGCGCATATTTCACGATCGGTTCCATTTCGAAATAGCTCGGCCAGTCAGCCGTCGGCACCCAGCTGGTGCTGTAAAGAGGCCCGATATTGGCAAAGCTGGAAATGGTGGCAATAAGCCCGGCTTCCAGATAGCCGGTATTGATGGTGACCATTCCCGTCACCACCGCGATCAGAATGATCGACAGCAACAGCGACGTCCAGACGCCAACCATGAACTGGATGGTCGGCTTGGTCTGGCCAATCCAGCCCTTGCGAATCTTGTTGGGATGAACCAGACGGCTCACCTCGCTGATGAGCTGCATGAACAGAGCCACCATGCGATAGATCTTCAATCCGCCAGAAGTGGAAAAGGACGTCGCCCCGACCATCGCGATGGAGATGACCAGCAGACCGGGAAAGACCGTCACATCGGCATGGCGCAACTCGAAACCAGTCGTTGAAATCAGCGAAACAGCGGCAAAAAATCCCTGCCGCAACGCCGCCCCCGGCGCAAGCACGCTGGCCCCACCGGCCAGTTGAAACAGCGTAATGGAATAGAATAACCCCGCAATCAGCATCAGAATGAAGAGTATGTAGCTCTCTCTATGCTCAACAAGGAAACGCAATTTGTTGCGCACCGCCATGCGGTGCCAGACGATGCTGGAGGAGCCGGCAACCATCCCCATCGCGATGATCAGCTCGGCCCGATGATTGTTGTAATGCTCGCCGATCGAACCATCCACGGGCATGAAGCCGCCGGTCGAAATGGTCGAGAAGGCAAGGCATGTGGCATCAAAGGCAGGAATGCCAACCAGCACCAGCAGAATGGCAAGGGTCAGCGTGACCAGCCCGTAGGCTGTTCCGATCTGGCGCAGAACGTTGAAAGTCCAACCGATTTCCTCACCCAGACTCTGCTCCTTGAACTTGCTGTAAGTGTCGCGAATAACGCCAACACCACTGGGTGCCAACACCAGAAGAAAACTCAACAGCGTCAGAAAACCGCCAAACCATTGCAGGATCGCCCGCCAGAAAATGATCGCCTTGGGCACATTCTCCAACGTCGAAAGGATCGTGGCCCCTGTTGTACTGATCCCGGAAGCCGCTTCGAAAAAGGCATCGACCCGATCCATCTGCCCAGAAAGCACGAAGGGAAAGGCTCCTGCGACTGGCAAGACCAGCCATGCCAGCACGCACAGCAGAAAGGTTTGCTGATTGACCATCTCCTTTTCCTGCCCGCGCAAGGCAAAATAAACCCCGCCGGAGAGAAAACCGGTCAGACCGGACGTCAATAGAAATCCTTCCGCCAACCCCGTATCACCAGAGCTGAGCGCAACCAGCGCGGTGGGCAGCATAAGCCCCCCGAGTGCCCCCAGCAAAATGGATAGATAATAGAGAATAGCGGTCATCAGCGCGCGGCCTCAATCCGGATCAGAAAAATTCAAAGCTGACGCGGAACAGCAATTCCACCTGTTTCACGCGATCGGCAAGAGCGAAGAGAATGACCCGGTCACCCGCCTGAATGGTGGTGTTGCCATCTGGCATCAAAACCGCATTGCGCCGGAAAATCGCGCCGACACGAACCCCTTCGGGAAACTCGACACTCCGCAAGGGCCGCCCAACCAACGGCGACGTTTCCAGCGCTTCCGCCTCGATCCCCTCGGCCGCCCCATCTTCAACCGCATGAACGCCGCGAATGCGCCCTCGGCGCACATGCTGCAAAATCTTGGAAATGGTAACAGAACGCGGATTGACGTTGGAATCGATCCCCAGATCATGCACCAGATCGGAATAGTGGGAGTCGTTGAGCAGTGCCATGGTGCGCGCGCAGCCAAGGCGCTTGGCCATGGCACAACTGAGAATATTCACCTGATCATTGTTGGTCAGGGCAATCATCGTATCAGCTTCGCGAACATCGGCTTCCTTCAGGATATCCTGATCAAGCGCGCTGCCCTGCAATACGATCGTATCGTCGAAATCATTGGCGATTTTGATGGCGCGATCACGATCAAGCTCGATAACCTTTGCCCTCGTGCGCTTTCGGCGCTCCTCGATCGCCAGAGCAACATAGCGCCCGATATTGCCACCACCGGCAATGACAACCTTGTTGGCCTGATCTTCATCATGACCGAAAATGCTCAATGTACGCCAGACCTGTTCGCGAGCCACCACCACATAGGCCAGATCCCCGGCCTGCAGGTGATCCTCGGCATGAGGCACATAGAGCTGGCCATCGCGCCGGATACCGACAACCACCGCTTTGAGATCAGGAAACAGCTCGGTCAACTGGCGCAGCGGCGTATCAACCACCGGGCATTCTTCCTCACAGGAGATCGCAATCATCAGCACTTCGCCATCAGCAAAGCGCACCGTATCTTCCGCCCCGGGCATCGCCATGCGTGACAACACCATTTCACCGACTTCCACTTCAGGAGAAATGATCACATCGATGGGCAAATGCTCACGCGAGAAAAGATCGGCATAATGCTTTTCAAGATAGGACTGGGCGCGAACGCGCGCGACCTTGGTGGGGACATTGAAAATGGAATGGGCAACCTGACAGGCCACCATATTGACCTCATCATACAGCGTCACCGCGATGATCATGTCGGCTTCCTTGGCGCCAGCCCGCGCCAGAATATCGGGATGGGCGCCATGCCCCACATAGCCCCGAACATCAAGCGTATCGCGAATGGCGGCCACCAGCTGCGGAGAACTGTCAATGACGGTAACATCATTCTGTTCGGATGACAGATGTTTGGCGATGCCATAGCCCACCTGCCCTGCGCCACAAATCACCACTTTCATAACCAACCGCTTTCATCTTTGGCCTTGCAGTATGCGCAAAAACCTTGCGCATTGAAGCCGAGAACCTGCATTTGAACCGAACCGGCAGATGCCGCCAGCCAGAAACATATCCGGCCTTTATTGCATATTCCAATCAGGATCCCAATGACAGAAACGCATAGCCCCCTTCTGAGGAGAAGGCAAGTGACCCGTTTTCATCCGGTAGCCTCGCCATAGCGGGCTAAACAACACCAAGACTTTTCAGCTTGCGATGCAGCGCCGAACGTTCCATGCCGACAAACTCGGCAGTACGGGAAACATTGCCGCCAAATCGCGCAATCTGGGCCTTGAGATATTCCCGCTCGAAAACCTCTCTCGCCTTCTTGAGCGGCAAGGACATGATCTGTTCGCCTGCCTCACCTCCACCAGGTATGCTGGGCACAGTCTCCCCCACTTCGCTGGGCAACAAATCAGCCGTTATCACGGCATTTTCATCCCCTTTGGTGAGAATCAGCAAACGCTCGATATTGTTTCGCAACTGCCGGATATTGCCCGGCCAGTTATGGGCCTGCAGGATGGCCATGGCGTCTTCGCCAATCTTGCGCCCCGGCAACCCGGACGTCGCCGAAAGCTGTTCCATGAAATGCAGGACGAGTTCGGGAATATCCTCACGCCGATCTGCCAGCGGTGGCACGGCCAAAGGCACTACGCTGAGGCGATGGAACAGATCTTCGCGGAAAATACCTTCCGCAATCAACCCTTCCATATTGCGCGAAGTGGATGAAATCACGCGCACATCCACCTGCACCGGCTTGCTGCCACCCACGCGGATGAACTTTCCCGTGGTCAGAACCCG
It encodes the following:
- a CDS encoding MBL fold metallo-hydrolase; translated protein: MTKDNGYRLHILGCGSSPGVPRVGNDWGKCDPANPRNRRTRCSALVERWQDGNVTRALIDTGPDFREQMLAMNIDWVDGVLYTHSHADHTHGIDDLRAFVFNRRERVKIYANKMTLKRLHEGFGYCFETPEGSKYPPILESEYIDHGDLVTIDGPGGSIEAMPYNQVHGDIHSLGFRIGNLAYSSDVSDLESETVAMLQDLDVWIVDALRYAPHPSHFSLDEVLEWVERLKPKKTILTHMHIDMDYDTLRRTLPEGVIPAHDGLTIPF
- a CDS encoding FAD-dependent oxidoreductase translates to MFGLSIARACLGQGMSVLLIDKQEIGQGASYGLLGALLPHMSERWNEKKEFQFNALKELSEVKNLLEEETGLSIGYDRCGRVVPLGTENLKERHEVRSKEAEILWHGSETGYYHRVFEKDDMGGWLNADLCSFGYAFDNFSARANPRAYCEAAKASVIKRGGKLIENAEVVATQDLGEGAEVTLASGEKISAGVVVLAAGYKSFPMIEQLTGMEELGSGVKGQALIAKVGQKAGLPVLYDRTVYVVPHDDGVCAIGSTTEEEWDDEHSTDARCDEIWAKALNLCPMLEGAEIMQRWAGIRPKATKRDPMIGFLPGSKSIFAATGGFKIGFGLAHALAQVSMERIANLQPTLKLPASFETSSHLNGKAWGQR
- the mnmD gene encoding tRNA (5-methylaminomethyl-2-thiouridine)(34)-methyltransferase MnmD — its product is MEKAPELVWLDNLTPKSTRFDDTYYTRDNGLEETRYVFIDGNRLPQRWLQGEQTAIGELGFGTGLNFLATWQSWLDHQPEANNTSAHPLASPTLTFISFEKYPLDKQDLAKALSPWPELKNLSERLLELWQPASDGWQEFHFGAVTLQLYIGDAIDGIKTIPLPVDAWFLDGFNPKTNPDLWSEPLMQALHQASSPHATLASYTAAGWVRRNLQSAGFSIAKRKGFGHKRDMITGTR
- the mazG gene encoding nucleoside triphosphate pyrophosphohydrolase; translated protein: MTLQPSRDIATLLEIMTRLRDKETGCPWDIEQDFASIIPYTIEEAYEVQDAIERNDLYDMRDELGDLLLQVVFHAQMAREMDDHPASFDFGDVVMAVTKKMLRRHPHVFGDKEARTKGMVRQAWEAIKSEEKAERAKEREALGLVEKDKTFLDSVPRGMPAMKAAVKLQKQASKVGFDWNDPLLVLDKIAEEVEEVRAELIDHELDEKAIRNEIGDLLFAVANLARHLNVDPDEALAYTNQKFRDRFGHIESELTERGESLEQATLDQMEELWQEAKNERD
- the hflX gene encoding GTPase HflX; translation: MIERGAVATRALVLVPILSQHLQNKAATDGRVIRRTDEARLEEAAGLAAAIELDVVDVLRVPLNAIRPSTLIGKGKLEDIWEIIDREKVDLIIIDHPLSPIQQRNLEKEWDSKVLDRTGLILEIFGRRAQTKEGRLQVELAHLNYQKGRLVRSWTHLERQRGGIGFMGGPGETQIEADRRALQEKINRLEKDLEQVRRTRGLHRSNRQKVPHPIVALVGYTNAGKSTLFNKLTGAGIFAKDLLFATLDPTLRTMVLPHGRPVILSDTVGFISDLPTHLIAAFRATLEEVLEADVILHVRDIVHEDTNAQAEDVANVLHDLGIEIDEDPRVIEVWNKIDLLPEEERQTVLERAATQQPSLATGQLQPVAVSAVSGQGTDLLLAEIEEKIAEGDNVLTLHLGFSDGEGLAWLYRHCDVLDRTDGEEGIELHVRAQDKLQAELRNRFDVD
- the hfq gene encoding RNA chaperone Hfq, which codes for MAERAQNLQDTFLNHVRKTKTPLTIFLVNGVKLQGVVTWFDNFCVLLRRDGHSQLVYKHAISTIMPNGPLTLFEGGETGEKAEG
- a CDS encoding potassium transporter TrkG, with translation MTAILYYLSILLGALGGLMLPTALVALSSGDTGLAEGFLLTSGLTGFLSGGVYFALRGQEKEMVNQQTFLLCVLAWLVLPVAGAFPFVLSGQMDRVDAFFEAASGISTTGATILSTLENVPKAIIFWRAILQWFGGFLTLLSFLLVLAPSGVGVIRDTYSKFKEQSLGEEIGWTFNVLRQIGTAYGLVTLTLAILLVLVGIPAFDATCLAFSTISTGGFMPVDGSIGEHYNNHRAELIIAMGMVAGSSSIVWHRMAVRNKLRFLVEHRESYILFILMLIAGLFYSITLFQLAGGASVLAPGAALRQGFFAAVSLISTTGFELRHADVTVFPGLLVISIAMVGATSFSTSGGLKIYRMVALFMQLISEVSRLVHPNKIRKGWIGQTKPTIQFMVGVWTSLLLSIILIAVVTGMVTINTGYLEAGLIATISSFANIGPLYSTSWVPTADWPSYFEMEPIVKYALAGTMLIGRVEIVVLLGALNFKFWYR
- the trkA gene encoding Trk system potassium transporter TrkA, producing the protein MKVVICGAGQVGYGIAKHLSSEQNDVTVIDSSPQLVAAIRDTLDVRGYVGHGAHPDILARAGAKEADMIIAVTLYDEVNMVACQVAHSIFNVPTKVARVRAQSYLEKHYADLFSREHLPIDVIISPEVEVGEMVLSRMAMPGAEDTVRFADGEVLMIAISCEEECPVVDTPLRQLTELFPDLKAVVVGIRRDGQLYVPHAEDHLQAGDLAYVVVAREQVWRTLSIFGHDEDQANKVVIAGGGNIGRYVALAIEERRKRTRAKVIELDRDRAIKIANDFDDTIVLQGSALDQDILKEADVREADTMIALTNNDQVNILSCAMAKRLGCARTMALLNDSHYSDLVHDLGIDSNVNPRSVTISKILQHVRRGRIRGVHAVEDGAAEGIEAEALETSPLVGRPLRSVEFPEGVRVGAIFRRNAVLMPDGNTTIQAGDRVILFALADRVKQVELLFRVSFEFF